The following are from one region of the Nymphaea colorata isolate Beijing-Zhang1983 chromosome 7, ASM883128v2, whole genome shotgun sequence genome:
- the LOC116256967 gene encoding chromophore lyase CRL, chloroplastic: MGSAGNGRNKARGIVLKALALIGGAILLRKLTRSATRWDHARVVANALSGEKFSYEQACRDPTNYFNLRMLTCPAAVTLDGSKVLYFEQAFWRTPEKPFRQRFYMVKPCSKEMKCDVEVGSYAIRDVEEYKNFCERPKSQRPQAEEVIEDVAEHLNTIYLSRCQRGKRCLYEGSTPPGGFPNSWNGASYCTSELAILRNGEVHTWDRGYNDDGTQVWGGKAGPYEFKPTHSSSVNDMYSPLNFAPVVSLEKKIDDSFAMRGL, from the exons ATGGGCTCGGCAGGGAATGGGCGGAACAAGGCGAGGGGAATCGTCCTGAAGGCGCTCGCCCTCATCGGCGGGGCAATTCTCCTCAGGAAGCTCACGCGGTCCGCCACCCGATGGGACCACGCCCGTGTCGTCGCCAACGCTCTCTCCGGCGAGAAG TTTTCTTACGAACAGGCATGTAGGGATCCCACCAATTACTTCAATCTGAG GATGCTTACATGCCCAGCAGCAGTGACGTTGGATGGTTCAAAGGTTTTGTATTTTGAACAG GCATTCTGGAGAACTCCTGAGAAGCCTTTTCGGCAG agGTTTTATATGGTGAAGCCTTGTTCTAAAGAGATGAAGTGTGATGTTGAG GTTGGTTCCTATGCTATTCGAGATGTTGAAGAGTACAAAAATTTCTGCGAGAGGCCAAAGAGTCAGCGTCCTCAGGCTGAAGAAGTTATTGAG GATGTTGCAGAGCACTTAAATACTATATATCTTTCACGTTGTCAACGTGGTAAACGCTGCTTATATGAAGGGTCTACTCCACCTGGTGGTTTTCCTAATTCATGG AATGGAGCTTCATACTGCACATCTGAACTTGCTATCCTTAGAAATGGCGAGGTACATACTTGGGACAGAGGATATAATGATGATGGCACCCAG GTTTGGGGTGGAAAAGCTGGGCCGTATGAGTTTAAACCAACACACAGTTCCTCTGTCAATGACATGTACTCTCCTTTAAATTTTGCCCCCGTTGTGTCCTTGGAAAAGAAGATAGATGATTCTTTTGCCATGCGAGGTTTATAA